In Brevibacillus brevis NBRC 100599, a single genomic region encodes these proteins:
- a CDS encoding helix-turn-helix domain-containing protein translates to MNFTKVVLNALEKTNMKKTELARATGYSNQYIYDLLSGKRRWNEESINKVCGALGFEIVIEREEDKADGATV, encoded by the coding sequence TTGAATTTTACAAAAGTTGTTTTAAACGCATTAGAAAAAACCAACATGAAAAAAACGGAGCTGGCACGGGCTACGGGATATAGCAATCAATACATTTACGATCTGCTTTCAGGTAAGCGTCGGTGGAATGAAGAAAGCATTAACAAAGTTTGTGGTGCACTTGGGTTCGAAATAGTAATCGAGAGGGAAGAGGACAAAGCCGATGGTGCCACAGTTTAA
- a CDS encoding helix-turn-helix domain-containing protein gives MYRITLREARLNCRMELKEVSEKTGIPVRTLKRWEIDSGRAEYELVDKLLILYGFISWNHIHFGSESELLAQRQAAIANT, from the coding sequence ATGTACCGGATAACTCTACGCGAAGCCCGCTTGAACTGCCGAATGGAGCTGAAAGAAGTATCAGAGAAAACCGGAATTCCCGTTCGTACTCTTAAACGTTGGGAAATTGATAGCGGGAGAGCAGAGTATGAATTGGTTGATAAACTCTTAATCTTGTATGGGTTCATTTCTTGGAATCATATCCATTTCGGTTCAGAATCCGAACTGCTTGCACAAAGGCAAGCGGCAATAGCAAACACTTAA